Proteins from a single region of Gossypium arboreum isolate Shixiya-1 chromosome 1, ASM2569848v2, whole genome shotgun sequence:
- the LOC108483239 gene encoding uncharacterized protein LOC108483239, whose protein sequence is MEVSPCISPSLTPLTPLTPPVSLPQSKPTFTRYSNPTVKVTSIQRCKSLIRNNQRLATKVAANIHDVSVVADPARVDITWQIVVGALAGVTPFIVAGIEFSKRIIAQRRCGECRGSGLVFRGNDYFKCPECGGFLPWQSWKRFFTG, encoded by the exons ATGGAAGTTTCTCCTTGTATTTCTCCTTCACTTACACCACTTACACCACTTACACCCCCAGTCTCACTTCCCCAATCAAAACCCACATTCACAAGGTATTCAAATCCAACGGTGAAGGTCACTTCCATCCAAAGATGCAAATCTTTGATACGAAACAATCAACGGCTTGCAACCAAGGTTGCTGCCAATATTCATGATGTTTCCGTCGTAGCTGATCCTGCTCGAGTCGATATCACTTGGCAAATTGTTGTTGGAGCTCTAG CTGGGGTTACCCCTTTTATTGTTGCAGGGATTGAATTCAGCAAAAGAATT ATTGCACAAAGAAGATGTGGTGAATGTAGGGGCTCAGGACTTGTTTTCAGAGGCAATGATTATTTTAAATGCCCTGAATGTG GTGGATTTCTTCCATGGCAGTCATGGAAAAGGTTCTTCACTGGTTAA
- the LOC108483238 gene encoding F-box protein SKIP23-like: protein MAPCRSWSELPKELISYIAKCLDTRTDVLRFRAVCCSWRASVPLPPKSSKLPVHFSLPVNDPRKPIVSAVISQTVVYRIAQPGFHAHPNRKSCFIRVEETEQENKFRLVNPFSERLIKHMPANFPKEINHLNFRVEEMTKGFSIRLLKDDGSSDLHDNNFWTRKFKLASDFDSSYKAISISSGQLRRARLDTYTTDIHWCSLDTEVHYRDITNFDGKFFMVNIYGVILGMDESFYTLDEVHTSLEQKDWECERYFVESCGHLYLVVRDFLICPTLVQYNYTLDAFMTEAKDANVPVKFKVYKRIPSGDQRSRFCWVEVNDLGDHAFFVSTDCSFSFSTRDYTGCGGNCIIYVDEIDNVERLRKFESIEADNDKEGLKQLKNGKVRLYNLADQSSAPLALFPHYLDMFWPPPTWLKWDQGSSNA from the coding sequence ATGGCTCCTTGTCGATCTTGGTCTGAGCTTCCAAAAGAGCTCATCTCTTACATTGCTAAGTGCCTCGACACTCGCACTGATGTTCTTCGTTTCCGAGCTGTGTGCTGCTCCTGGAGAGCTTCAGTTCCTTTGCCACCAAAATCTTCTAAACTGCCAGTGCATTTCAGCTTGCCTGTTAATGATCCTAGGAAGCCTATTGTTTCTGCCGTCATTTCACAAACGGTGGTCTACCGCATTGCTCAACCAGGCTTTCATGCTCATCCCAACCGCAAAAGCTGTTTCATCAGGGTGGAAGAAACGGAGCAAGAGAACAAGTTCCGCCTGGTGAACCCGTTTTCTGAGCGTCTGATCAAGCACATGCCTGCCAACTTTCCCAAGGAGATAAACCATCTCAACTTCAGGGTGGAAGAAATGACCAAGGGTTTCAGTATTCGACTGCTAAAGGATGATGGTAGTTCTGATCTCCATGACAACAATTTCTGGACTCGCAAGTTCAAGCTTGCTTCGGATTTTGATTCGAGCTACAAGGCTATTTCTATCTCATCAGGGCAATTAAGACGTGCGAGGCTTGATACTTACACGACTGACATCCACTGGTGTTCGCTTGATACTGAAGTTCATTACCGTGACATCACCAACTTCGATGGAAAATTCTTCATGGTTAATATTTATGGCGTTATTTTGGGGATGGATGAGAGCTTTTACACCCTGGACGAGGTTCACACATCTCTGGAACAAAAGGACTGGGAATGCGAAAGGTATTTCGTGGAATCATGTGGCCATCTTTACTTGGTTGTCAGAGACTTCCTCATTTGCCCTACTCTAGTTCAATATAATTACACACTTGATGCTTTCATGACCGAAGCCAAAGATGCTAATGTGCCGGTTAAATTCAAAGTTTACAAACGGATCCCTAGTGGTGACCAGCGGAGTAGGTTTTGTTGGGTGGAGGTGAATGATTTGGGTGATCACGCATTCTTCGTCAGCACTGATTGTTCCTTTTCCTTTTCAACTCGAGATTACACAGGGTGTGGTGGGAACTGCATCATCTATGTTGATGAAATAGACAATGTGGAGCGTCTTAGGAAATTTGAATCTATCGAAGCAGACAACGACAAAGAGGGTCTTAAGCAATTGAAGAATGGAAAGGTCAGATTGTACAATTTAGCGGATCAATCCAGTGCACCTCTTGCATTATTCCCACACTACCTGGATATGTTCTGGCCTCCTCCAACATGGCTGAAGTGGGATCAGGGCTCTTCTAATGCCTGA